A genomic segment from Pseudoduganella chitinolytica encodes:
- a CDS encoding cold-shock protein yields the protein MATGIVKWFNDSKGFGFITPDEGGEDLFAHFSAIQTTGFKSLQENQRVSFEVTAGPKGKQASNIQPL from the coding sequence ATGGCAACTGGTATCGTAAAATGGTTCAATGATTCGAAGGGTTTTGGCTTCATCACCCCTGACGAAGGCGGCGAAGATCTGTTCGCTCACTTCTCGGCGATCCAAACCACCGGCTTCAAATCTCTGCAAGAGAACCAACGCGTATCTTTCGAAGTGACCGCTGGTCCGAAAGGCAAGCAAGCTTCGAACATTCAGCCTCTGTAA
- a CDS encoding Hpt domain-containing protein: protein MATPADPAFRQHLQALADKYRASIPQRLAAIGAALDAAGTTPAPAQLEPLHEALHAVAGSAGSFGFAALGDEARRLEQLLRETMAATAAFGDVVPQVRHYLAWANDDPTGATIRAHD, encoded by the coding sequence ATGGCCACGCCCGCCGATCCCGCGTTCCGCCAGCACCTGCAGGCGCTGGCCGACAAATACCGCGCCAGCATCCCGCAACGGCTGGCGGCGATCGGGGCGGCGCTGGATGCGGCCGGTACCACACCGGCCCCGGCACAGCTGGAGCCCCTGCACGAAGCATTGCATGCCGTGGCCGGCTCCGCCGGCTCCTTCGGCTTCGCGGCGCTGGGTGACGAAGCGCGCCGGCTGGAACAGCTGCTGCGGGAGACGATGGCGGCAACGGCGGCGTTTGGCGACGTCGTACCGCAGGTGCGGCATTACCTGGCGTGGGCCAATGACGATCCCACGGGCGCCACAATCCGTGCGCACGATTGA